A window of Candidatus Pantoea floridensis contains these coding sequences:
- a CDS encoding response regulator transcription factor has protein sequence MSRVLIIDDHPVTRLALRILLESKEYIVASETGDGFEGISMAKTLQPDLVIVDIDIPSINGIEVVNRLRRLGFSGYILVLTGKREQHYINLSIKAGANGYISKENNLSELHDAIRAIQSGYSYFPMPVLNNKQTSSIPDSEGDFVSLLSARELQILKYLASGMKNIDISKIMKLSDKTISTYKTRLLKKLRMSNQVELANFARRHNLD, from the coding sequence ATGTCAAGAGTGTTAATTATTGATGATCACCCAGTAACCCGACTTGCACTGCGTATTTTGTTGGAAAGTAAAGAGTATATTGTTGCCTCAGAGACCGGTGATGGCTTTGAAGGTATTAGCATGGCAAAAACGTTACAGCCCGACCTGGTTATTGTCGATATCGATATCCCCTCAATTAACGGCATTGAAGTGGTCAATAGATTACGTCGGCTTGGTTTTTCCGGTTATATTTTGGTGCTGACAGGGAAAAGAGAGCAGCATTATATTAACCTTAGCATTAAAGCGGGAGCGAATGGTTATATCAGCAAGGAGAATAATCTCTCCGAACTGCACGATGCCATTCGAGCGATCCAGTCCGGGTACAGCTATTTTCCTATGCCCGTATTGAACAATAAACAAACGTCGTCGATCCCTGATTCAGAAGGCGATTTTGTTTCTCTTCTGTCTGCGCGTGAATTGCAAATTTTGAAATACCTGGCAAGCGGTATGAAAAACATCGATATATCAAAAATTATGAAGCTGAGTGATAAAACGATCAGTACTTATAAAACCCGGTTGCTTAAAAAGTTACGTATGAGTAATCAGGTTGAACTCGCTAACTTTGCTCGCCGGCATAATCTGGACTGA
- a CDS encoding Ig-like domain-containing protein yields MEESKKSNVHRSSHENATVSVLTDAPAAAINHAADSAVGQISTTNAALAEAKPVQVSYVADDEHAKQVIADGITYDATPRFVGTAEPYTPIIIYDGENQIGVTTSDENGNWTFTPASPLEVGARNLTFSSDKSSDSFNFVLLAEGTTVISLDYQIDDSGERNNTIVPGDKIQDTTPRFAGTADPNTTITVYDNGQPIAVITSEDNGNWSFFPTLGTGAHSLTFDAGNGNTTKPFTFEIVGTAEPEVPVIVEPETPIVVDPEIPGIREPGAPVRISFVVDDERSKQIVEGSKSYDSTPRLIGDAAPNTLVTIFDGEKMVGSTMSDDKGFWSFTVKPALDAGSHHLIVTTPGSIVSFDFVVLPVGTTPITLTPPVDDSGEHNSYIAPGDKIHDTTPRFAGRADPGAVITVYDNGKPIAEITAEANGNWYFFPEMGVGEHNLIFDAGNGNTTQPFNFEIVGPETVATTIDYGIDDSRGYENYLNRGDTTNDTTPLLRGHAAPNVEVTIFDNGKPVGTAMANSRGEWEFTAELSDGSHNITAKASTGNESDTFSFTIVDPQGVQINIGNAYDDTHGYELDIERNGITNDTTPRFTGSAGPNAKITVYDNGQPIGTVDANDMGYWTYTADLSSGAHSITFEAGKGSLSDAFNFTVVTPESQPITVDHAYDDTRGYEREFDRNATTNDTTPRFTGRAGPNVKITVYDNGHPVGETVADSAGYWTYTAKLGAGAHSIAFEAGKGSLSDAFSFTVTAPESQPITIEAVNQDINYGWEPIGENGTTRDTTPRFNGKASPNVQITVYDNGQPIGITTSNSRGEWVFTPELGGGAHSISFKDAQGNESKPFSFTVDANITIEAVNQDINYFWEPIGENGTTRDTTPRFNGKASPNVQITVYDNGQPIGVTTSNSRGEWVFTPELGGGAHSISFKDAQGNESKPFSFTVDANITIEAVNQDINYGWEPVGENGTTRDTTPRFNGKASPNVQITVYDNGQPIGVTTSNSRGEWVFTPELGGGAHSISFKDAQGNESKPFSFTVDANITIEAVNQDINYGWEPVGENGTTRDTTPRFNGKASPNVQITVYDNGQPIGVTTSNSRGEWVFTPELGGGAHSISFKDAQGNESKPFSFAITTPESQPATIDRAFDDSGWSDREVGDNDSVKDTSPRFNGTAAPNTLITIYDNGVEIGSVVSSWGGRWNFEQELGGGKHIITVQAAGGSMSDPFTLYINAPVVEPEVPVEPEVPAIPVTIDRAFDNSGSYDREVGDNDSVNDTSPRFNGTAAPNTLITIYDNGVEIGSVVSSWGGRWNFEQELGGGEHTITVRTADGSESDPFTLYINVPVEPVIPVEPEPQPEPEPEPEPEPEPEPEPQPEPEPVRKTSINYGLSDVGNKIGYLKPHDVIQDDKPSFVGFAEPNSLITIYDNGVKIGVARTSDLGTWSYIVHDYLGQGSHNFVAKADNGQESDPFELVIKVPVSANSVYANSGEESGWNSTSDTTPDLRGGGPKNVVINLYEDGNWIGSVKTLADGSWTFTFTDPLNVGPHSIVAVAEAGNASETYTFNITAPTVVEPPVEPEIISTVESAYDSVLESGLIPANGKSDDSVPRFTGHTLRFAVVKIFDNGIEIGETRADGQGFWTFKPETALPLGEHNITAGPDAEHQGPAFTFTVVTPDPENPLPKGTTYEVTAAYDSVLESGRIPENGESDDYTPRFTGKADAWAVVKIFDNGILIGETRAEGNGFWTFKPETALSLGEHNITAGSSPDYHGKAFTFTVVPAEADRILVLEGVSSFDGGTEHFGIGHSSPIYDNTPSLNGIAAVGSVVTIAINGKELGTAITNEYGRWTFDVKEPLESGANLVKVTGQGQQESVDFSFELKSPNDIEIRCGAYDDEQGDSYIVPRSTTSDSTPTLKGVAGQGIMLEIYDNDEKVGEVRTGQDGSWSFTLPERDDGAHTVVVKGLYLESHPLNFTVQAESNESALNISAADLLSSPEQALFSEEVEAQQPAAKPLSIAQADMTVETQSGVVNNSALPLIEPEEQNYTAM; encoded by the coding sequence ATGGAAGAATCGAAAAAGAGTAATGTGCACCGTTCCAGCCACGAGAACGCCACCGTCTCTGTTTTAACCGATGCGCCTGCAGCTGCCATCAATCATGCAGCAGATTCTGCGGTTGGGCAGATCTCAACCACCAACGCCGCGCTCGCAGAAGCAAAGCCGGTTCAGGTTTCGTATGTTGCCGATGACGAGCACGCTAAACAGGTCATTGCCGACGGCATAACCTACGACGCCACCCCACGTTTTGTTGGTACGGCTGAACCCTACACGCCCATCATCATTTACGATGGTGAAAATCAAATTGGTGTAACGACATCTGATGAGAACGGAAACTGGACGTTCACGCCAGCATCGCCCTTAGAAGTCGGGGCACGCAATCTTACTTTCAGCTCAGATAAATCCAGTGATTCCTTTAATTTTGTCTTACTTGCTGAGGGAACGACGGTGATTTCGCTGGATTATCAAATCGATGACAGCGGAGAGCGCAACAACACGATTGTGCCAGGCGATAAAATTCAGGACACCACCCCACGATTTGCCGGAACGGCCGATCCTAATACCACGATCACCGTCTACGACAATGGTCAACCGATCGCGGTAATCACCTCTGAAGATAATGGCAACTGGTCCTTCTTCCCGACGCTGGGAACTGGGGCACACTCGCTGACCTTCGATGCAGGCAATGGTAATACGACTAAACCGTTTACGTTTGAAATCGTCGGTACAGCGGAACCTGAAGTTCCTGTCATTGTGGAACCGGAAACGCCTATCGTTGTAGATCCAGAAATTCCTGGCATCCGGGAGCCTGGAGCACCCGTTAGAATTTCCTTTGTCGTCGATGATGAACGCAGCAAGCAGATAGTCGAGGGCAGCAAAAGTTACGACTCCACGCCACGTCTGATTGGTGATGCAGCGCCAAATACCTTAGTTACCATTTTTGATGGTGAAAAAATGGTCGGCAGCACTATGTCAGATGATAAGGGTTTCTGGAGCTTCACGGTCAAGCCTGCACTGGATGCGGGATCTCACCACCTGATCGTCACTACGCCAGGATCGATCGTTTCGTTTGATTTTGTTGTTCTTCCCGTAGGCACAACCCCTATCACCCTGACACCGCCAGTCGATGACAGCGGCGAACATAACAGCTATATCGCTCCCGGCGATAAAATCCACGACACTACACCACGCTTTGCTGGACGTGCCGATCCTGGCGCCGTCATTACCGTTTATGATAATGGCAAACCGATTGCTGAAATCACGGCTGAAGCCAACGGAAACTGGTACTTCTTCCCTGAAATGGGCGTTGGTGAACATAACCTGATATTTGATGCGGGTAATGGCAACACCACACAACCTTTTAATTTTGAAATCGTTGGTCCTGAAACCGTAGCAACAACCATTGATTACGGTATTGATGATTCCCGCGGCTATGAAAATTATCTTAACCGTGGCGACACCACTAATGACACCACACCACTTCTGCGCGGTCATGCTGCACCGAATGTAGAGGTCACCATTTTTGACAATGGCAAACCTGTTGGTACCGCAATGGCTAACAGCCGTGGCGAGTGGGAATTTACGGCCGAGCTGTCTGACGGCTCTCACAACATCACCGCAAAAGCCAGTACCGGTAATGAAAGCGATACCTTCAGCTTCACCATAGTGGACCCGCAGGGTGTGCAAATTAATATCGGTAACGCTTACGATGATACGCATGGCTATGAACTCGATATTGAGCGCAACGGCATCACTAACGATACCACGCCACGCTTTACCGGCAGCGCCGGTCCGAATGCAAAAATCACCGTATATGACAACGGTCAGCCTATCGGCACCGTTGATGCCAATGACATGGGCTATTGGACCTATACAGCAGATCTGAGCAGCGGCGCGCACAGCATCACCTTTGAGGCAGGCAAAGGCAGCCTGAGCGATGCGTTTAACTTCACGGTAGTCACACCGGAAAGTCAGCCAATCACTGTCGATCACGCCTACGACGATACGCGCGGCTATGAACGTGAATTTGACCGCAACGCCACCACTAATGACACTACACCGCGTTTTACCGGGCGTGCAGGTCCGAATGTAAAAATCACTGTGTATGATAATGGGCATCCGGTTGGTGAAACTGTTGCAGATTCTGCAGGTTACTGGACCTATACGGCGAAGCTGGGCGCTGGCGCGCATAGCATCGCCTTTGAAGCAGGAAAAGGCAGCCTGAGCGATGCATTTAGTTTCACTGTGACAGCACCGGAAAGTCAGCCAATCACCATTGAAGCGGTGAACCAGGACATCAATTACGGCTGGGAACCGATTGGTGAGAACGGCACCACACGTGACACCACGCCGCGCTTTAACGGCAAGGCCAGCCCGAACGTGCAGATCACCGTGTATGACAACGGTCAGCCTATCGGTATCACCACCTCAAACAGCCGTGGTGAGTGGGTCTTCACGCCGGAACTGGGTGGCGGTGCGCACAGCATCAGCTTTAAGGACGCGCAGGGCAACGAGAGCAAACCGTTCAGCTTCACCGTCGATGCAAACATCACCATTGAAGCGGTAAATCAGGACATCAATTACTTCTGGGAACCGATTGGTGAGAACGGCACCACACGTGACACCACGCCGCGCTTTAACGGCAAGGCCAGCCCGAACGTGCAGATCACCGTGTATGACAACGGTCAGCCTATTGGTGTCACCACCTCGAACAGCCGCGGTGAGTGGGTCTTCACGCCAGAACTGGGTGGCGGTGCGCACAGCATCAGCTTTAAGGACGCGCAGGGTAACGAGAGCAAACCGTTCAGCTTCACCGTCGATGCAAACATCACCATTGAAGCGGTAAATCAGGACATCAATTACGGCTGGGAGCCGGTTGGTGAGAACGGCACCACACGTGACACCACGCCGCGCTTTAACGGCAAGGCCAGCCCGAACGTGCAGATCACCGTGTATGACAACGGTCAGCCTATTGGTGTCACCACCTCGAACAGCCGCGGTGAGTGGGTCTTCACGCCGGAACTGGGTGGCGGTGCGCACAGCATCAGCTTTAAGGACGCGCAGGGCAACGAGAGCAAACCGTTCAGCTTCACCGTCGATGCAAACATCACCATTGAAGCGGTAAATCAGGACATCAATTACGGCTGGGAGCCGGTTGGTGAGAACGGCACCACACGTGACACCACGCCGCGCTTTAACGGCAAGGCCAGCCCGAACGTGCAGATCACCGTGTATGACAACGGTCAGCCTATTGGTGTCACCACCTCGAACAGCCGCGGTGAGTGGGTCTTCACGCCGGAACTGGGTGGTGGTGCGCACAGCATCAGCTTTAAGGACGCGCAGGGCAACGAGAGCAAACCGTTTAGCTTCGCGATTACAACACCAGAAAGCCAGCCAGCCACTATCGATCGCGCATTTGATGATAGCGGATGGTCCGATCGTGAAGTCGGCGACAATGACTCGGTCAAAGACACATCGCCACGTTTTAACGGCACGGCGGCACCGAATACGCTGATCACTATTTACGATAACGGTGTTGAGATCGGCTCTGTCGTCTCGAGCTGGGGCGGACGCTGGAACTTCGAGCAGGAACTCGGCGGCGGTAAGCACATCATTACGGTGCAAGCCGCAGGTGGCAGCATGAGCGATCCCTTTACTCTGTATATCAACGCACCTGTTGTGGAGCCAGAAGTACCGGTTGAGCCAGAAGTGCCAGCAATCCCCGTCACTATCGATCGCGCATTTGATAATAGCGGATCATATGATCGTGAGGTCGGCGACAATGACTCGGTCAATGACACATCGCCACGCTTTAACGGCACGGCGGCACCAAATACGTTGATCACTATTTACGACAACGGCGTTGAGATTGGCTCTGTCGTATCGAGCTGGGGCGGACGCTGGAACTTCGAGCAGGAGCTGGGTGGTGGTGAGCACACCATTACAGTGAGAACCGCTGACGGCAGCGAAAGTGATCCGTTTACGCTGTATATCAATGTACCCGTAGAACCGGTAATCCCAGTTGAGCCTGAGCCACAGCCTGAACCTGAACCTGAACCTGAACCTGAACCTGAACCTGAACCTGAACCACAGCCCGAGCCTGAACCCGTTCGTAAAACCAGCATCAATTACGGTCTTTCAGATGTCGGTAACAAAATTGGTTATCTGAAACCACATGATGTGATTCAGGATGACAAGCCTTCGTTTGTCGGCTTTGCAGAGCCGAACAGCCTCATTACCATATATGATAATGGTGTAAAAATAGGAGTGGCGAGAACATCTGACCTTGGTACATGGTCATATATTGTTCATGACTATCTGGGACAGGGCTCACACAACTTTGTGGCAAAAGCTGACAATGGTCAGGAAAGCGATCCGTTTGAGCTGGTGATAAAAGTACCGGTGAGTGCGAATTCTGTGTACGCCAACTCCGGTGAGGAGTCGGGCTGGAATTCAACCTCCGATACCACGCCGGATCTACGCGGCGGCGGTCCGAAAAATGTTGTTATCAATCTTTATGAAGATGGAAACTGGATTGGTTCAGTTAAGACTTTAGCCGACGGAAGTTGGACCTTTACCTTTACCGATCCACTGAACGTTGGCCCACATAGCATCGTGGCAGTCGCGGAAGCAGGCAACGCCAGCGAGACTTACACATTCAACATCACCGCTCCGACGGTAGTTGAGCCGCCTGTTGAACCGGAAATTATCTCCACCGTCGAGTCAGCATACGATAGCGTTCTGGAGTCAGGGCTCATTCCTGCGAATGGCAAGAGCGATGACAGTGTTCCACGCTTTACTGGACATACCTTACGGTTTGCAGTAGTGAAAATCTTCGACAATGGCATTGAGATCGGTGAAACGCGCGCTGATGGTCAAGGTTTCTGGACATTCAAACCTGAAACCGCGTTGCCTCTTGGTGAGCATAACATCACTGCAGGACCAGATGCTGAACATCAAGGCCCAGCCTTTACCTTCACCGTGGTTACCCCTGATCCAGAAAACCCACTACCGAAAGGCACAACTTATGAAGTAACCGCTGCCTACGATAGCGTGCTTGAATCGGGACGCATTCCTGAAAATGGCGAAAGTGATGACTATACCCCACGCTTTACCGGAAAGGCTGATGCATGGGCTGTAGTGAAGATCTTCGATAATGGCATTCTGATTGGCGAAACGCGCGCTGAGGGTAATGGCTTCTGGACGTTCAAACCAGAAACAGCATTATCACTGGGTGAACACAACATCACCGCAGGCTCGAGTCCCGATTATCACGGTAAGGCATTTACCTTCACCGTGGTTCCTGCGGAAGCGGACCGTATTTTAGTGCTGGAAGGAGTGAGTAGTTTCGATGGCGGTACTGAGCATTTCGGTATTGGCCATAGCTCACCGATTTACGACAACACGCCATCCTTAAATGGTATCGCGGCAGTAGGCTCGGTAGTCACCATCGCCATTAACGGTAAAGAGCTCGGCACTGCAATCACCAATGAATATGGTCGCTGGACCTTCGACGTCAAGGAGCCGTTAGAATCAGGCGCGAATCTGGTGAAAGTCACCGGCCAGGGTCAACAGGAAAGCGTTGATTTTAGCTTCGAACTCAAGTCACCAAATGATATTGAAATCCGTTGCGGCGCCTACGACGACGAACAGGGCGATAGCTATATCGTGCCTCGTAGTACTACCTCTGACTCAACCCCAACCCTGAAAGGCGTTGCTGGCCAAGGCATCATGTTGGAAATTTACGACAATGATGAAAAGGTCGGTGAGGTGCGGACAGGTCAGGATGGCTCGTGGTCATTTACACTACCTGAGCGTGATGATGGGGCGCACACCGTTGTGGTTAAAGGTCTCTATCTTGAGAGTCACCCGCTTAACTTTACGGTGCAAGCTGAGTCTAATGAATCAGCGCTGAATATCTCAGCTGCCGATCTTCTCAGTTCCCCGGAGCAAGCGCTGTTTAGTGAAGAAGTTGAAGCACAGCAGCCTGCTGCAAAACCACTGTCTATCGCGCAAGCCGATATGACCGTAGAAACGCAGTCTGGTGTGGTGAACAACAGCGCGTTGCCGCTGATTGAACCTGAAGAGCAAAACTACACAGCAATGTGA
- a CDS encoding autotransporter outer membrane beta-barrel domain-containing protein, translated as MYVSGDNSVLQTIAGLDFRTSGDNYAAAQVLDLGTLNLESSTLVTRGANSHGINVDNGTVNINGGSITVGGDNSDGIHADNGATLNLNGVAITADGVGGNGIALKNGSLTATDVNIFGNGQAGNGLKLFVDNTASDSQATLKNVDIVMRGNANSGLLLGNGSVNADELNISANGRTRGIEINSASNGRGIMTLDNSNIHTSEGEAIYVQSGDIAISNTIINTDSGIGINVGDNATATFNGGSITSQDDDGTAISVAGNNSSVTLSDTTLTTYGNAAHTLFADAGGTINADHIQALTHGQDAYILAAHSGNFNISNSQLETLGDAPALYVTSDTGFNTSNVVLDNTSLVSKSGSAVMADGAALDLTVKNGSQLIAGNGILLDSKSGTQPSRVSLKAENDVLLSGDIIAESNNRVDVDLAQSSQLTGAILNGSAMTIDGSSRWLMTKNSDLKSLASAGMIEFAHSDDGFKTLALGDLSGNSQFAMTTDLQKLTGDLITVSGNATGDHVLSINNTGLEPGETHDVLAVVKTAGNGDEQFTLQNGVVDAGTYQYELKHQDNDWVLAQKFKEGGGGDDGGDPVVTPSTATALGIFNAMPSAWYGEMTTLRTRLGDVRQGKQKGGAWVRGVGGEFKMHDANGEGYSQNQSGISVGVDSAIDVGQSQMLLGLFSGYSRSNLAFTHNSSGTIDSFFIGGYSTFLLQDGWFIDNVIKANNFSNHTNARMSDGQLAKGGYSTPAFGLSVELGKRIDFDGGWFAEPSVQLSSVWIKGTGYRLDNGLKADSDMATSKQAALHGVVGKNIELENGMTIQPWIRASLIEEFAKNNKVHINDNGFNNDMSGVQGKFTLGTSAQLTQDVQLYSEANYSKGSKTETPWNASVGVRWSW; from the coding sequence TTGTATGTATCCGGGGATAATAGCGTATTACAAACTATTGCTGGGTTAGATTTTCGTACTTCGGGTGATAATTATGCTGCTGCCCAGGTATTAGATCTTGGTACGTTAAATTTAGAAAGTTCGACGCTGGTTACCCGTGGCGCGAATTCGCATGGCATTAATGTTGATAATGGCACGGTGAATATCAACGGTGGATCAATCACCGTGGGCGGAGATAACAGTGATGGAATCCATGCCGACAATGGCGCCACACTCAATCTTAACGGTGTTGCCATTACGGCTGACGGCGTGGGTGGCAACGGCATCGCATTAAAAAATGGCAGCCTGACGGCGACAGATGTCAATATATTTGGCAATGGGCAAGCGGGAAATGGCCTCAAGCTGTTTGTCGATAATACCGCAAGTGATTCCCAGGCGACGCTTAAAAATGTTGATATCGTCATGCGTGGTAATGCCAATAGCGGTTTACTATTGGGTAATGGCAGCGTCAATGCAGACGAGCTAAATATATCTGCCAATGGCAGAACGCGCGGCATTGAAATTAACAGTGCCAGTAATGGCCGTGGCATAATGACCCTTGATAATAGTAATATTCACACGTCCGAGGGCGAGGCCATTTATGTGCAGTCCGGCGATATTGCTATTAGCAATACCATCATTAATACGGATAGCGGCATTGGCATTAATGTTGGCGATAATGCGACTGCCACCTTCAACGGTGGTAGCATTACTTCTCAGGATGATGACGGCACGGCAATATCTGTGGCGGGCAATAACTCTTCAGTAACCCTCTCAGATACCACACTCACCACTTACGGCAATGCCGCTCATACCCTGTTTGCTGATGCGGGCGGCACCATTAACGCTGACCATATTCAGGCTCTCACGCATGGTCAGGACGCTTATATTCTTGCCGCGCATTCAGGGAATTTTAATATCAGCAATAGCCAGCTGGAAACGCTTGGAGATGCACCAGCGTTATATGTCACCAGCGATACGGGGTTTAACACCAGCAACGTTGTGTTAGATAACACCTCGTTGGTGAGTAAAAGTGGTTCAGCGGTGATGGCCGATGGCGCCGCACTCGATTTAACCGTGAAGAATGGTTCGCAGCTGATTGCGGGTAACGGTATTTTGCTGGACAGTAAGAGCGGTACGCAACCGAGCAGGGTTAGCCTGAAGGCTGAAAATGATGTGCTGCTGAGCGGTGACATCATCGCGGAAAGTAACAATCGTGTGGATGTCGATCTTGCGCAATCGTCGCAATTAACCGGCGCCATACTCAACGGTTCGGCTATGACCATCGACGGCAGCAGCCGTTGGTTGATGACCAAAAACTCCGATCTCAAATCGCTGGCTTCAGCGGGTATGATTGAATTTGCCCACAGCGACGATGGCTTCAAAACGCTCGCGCTGGGCGATCTCTCCGGCAATAGCCAGTTTGCGATGACAACCGATCTGCAGAAACTCACGGGTGATCTGATTACCGTTAGCGGAAACGCCACGGGCGATCACGTTCTCTCGATTAACAATACCGGTCTGGAGCCGGGTGAAACGCACGATGTACTGGCGGTGGTAAAAACGGCTGGCAATGGCGATGAGCAGTTTACTTTGCAAAATGGCGTCGTGGATGCGGGTACCTACCAGTACGAGTTAAAGCATCAGGATAACGATTGGGTGTTAGCCCAGAAATTTAAAGAGGGCGGCGGCGGTGATGATGGCGGAGATCCCGTTGTGACGCCTTCAACAGCCACCGCGCTGGGCATTTTTAACGCGATGCCTTCCGCATGGTATGGCGAAATGACCACCTTGCGTACTCGCCTGGGCGATGTGCGTCAGGGCAAACAAAAGGGTGGTGCGTGGGTACGTGGCGTGGGCGGCGAATTTAAAATGCATGACGCCAACGGCGAAGGGTATAGCCAAAACCAGTCAGGTATTTCTGTTGGTGTAGACAGCGCAATCGATGTAGGGCAATCGCAAATGCTGCTGGGCCTGTTCAGCGGTTATAGCCGCAGTAACCTGGCGTTTACGCACAACAGTTCCGGCACTATCGACAGTTTCTTTATCGGCGGTTACTCCACTTTCCTGCTGCAGGATGGTTGGTTTATCGATAACGTCATCAAAGCAAACAACTTCAGCAACCATACTAACGCGCGTATGAGTGATGGCCAGCTCGCCAAAGGTGGCTACAGCACGCCGGCATTCGGGTTATCTGTTGAATTGGGTAAACGTATTGATTTTGATGGCGGCTGGTTCGCTGAGCCATCAGTGCAGTTATCAAGCGTATGGATCAAAGGCACGGGCTACCGTTTAGATAATGGCCTTAAAGCCGATAGTGACATGGCAACCTCTAAGCAGGCTGCATTGCATGGTGTTGTTGGAAAGAATATTGAATTAGAAAATGGCATGACAATTCAACCTTGGATACGTGCCTCACTCATTGAGGAGTTTGCAAAAAACAACAAGGTTCATATCAATGATAATGGTTTTAACAATGATATGTCGGGCGTGCAGGGTAAATTTACATTAGGTACATCCGCGCAGCTCACTCAGGATGTGCAACTCTATAGCGAAGCGAATTACAGCAAAGGTTCCAAAACCGAAACACCATGGAATGCCAGCGTTGGGGTACGCTGGAGTTGGTAA